A region from the Lysobacter antibioticus genome encodes:
- a CDS encoding LysM peptidoglycan-binding domain-containing protein yields MSFINFLDSVSRAVQQLATQPAAPVHVVQRHETLPEIAAQHRGTVPQEVYEQSLKDANPQVLNWEALYPDTPLQLPPAHDGEADPVLHAAAPAQADKPALSPEAQRVDAALKADSQQSTPQTQAELKAAIQAEMKARFQVEFDARPTGAIYDTKAIASYGDSIAARHADDPAAQASIKATVKDISIDHEVEFALMVSGGGDAKSVMSILKSQWASMSPEAQARLSTSPELGRLLNDKVEPYVAAPYANFSSDDPREQRVPANEAAKRLAELVDGLPPELANAVVTQNLDTVMRIVEVKPMYAGEKFGGSSYADMARVVGALGDTEAGKRMRADIASMYLAKPEALRGQWVPFSENISNSIRDGASPALALEMAQQLKSQGLNEQAGVFLRGISHGAELLQGKIDADLKEYQSMMGELGRLLKYSEGLPPEAISQAVDKYLAGKGKTDPGWLEKFHGLEDRLTANANVLKDTLGGLNALPEDLKATYPDLGKEMQAVANNDSVLQAFGLAAARDRDFLIGAEADAATKLFDVTKVSKEGAEYLKRLANDGIQQAALKVFSDLDSSDPTSIANAKTQLESLSTRYASLLGKDSEQYREAIRALEGLTSVPAGDTAAMEAQLKQFNQALSGIDGFNANQPAGVTFRSLGVAAAGLAFAKSSSDLISDPGWANAVGAFADAAGLAKDVRDLMHRPGSIPIDADSALVDSHARAGVRFENWNRALGLLSATGDIAKMADALLSDRPYKEAEAALYGLGATGTVVMTLSSGPVGAIVGAVMIGVSVFGQSALADGRDKDAKIKGSQEFLQNAGFDADAARIMGDLGEDEHYQSIPVVPLMMEYGKRDGLGTGKPMTPEETIKAINDMPPDQLQVMVNRLRIAAR; encoded by the coding sequence ATGAGCTTCATCAATTTCCTCGATTCCGTTTCGCGCGCCGTGCAGCAGCTCGCGACCCAGCCGGCCGCGCCGGTGCACGTGGTCCAGCGCCACGAGACCTTGCCCGAAATCGCCGCGCAGCACCGCGGCACGGTGCCGCAGGAGGTCTACGAACAAAGCCTCAAGGACGCCAACCCGCAGGTGTTGAATTGGGAGGCGCTGTACCCGGACACGCCGTTGCAGTTGCCGCCCGCGCACGACGGCGAGGCCGATCCGGTGCTCCATGCCGCCGCGCCGGCCCAGGCCGACAAACCGGCGCTATCGCCGGAAGCGCAGCGCGTCGACGCCGCGCTCAAGGCTGACAGCCAGCAGTCCACGCCGCAGACCCAGGCCGAGTTGAAGGCTGCGATCCAAGCCGAGATGAAGGCGCGTTTCCAGGTCGAGTTCGACGCGCGCCCGACCGGCGCGATCTACGACACCAAGGCGATCGCCTCCTACGGCGACAGCATCGCCGCGCGTCACGCCGACGATCCGGCGGCGCAGGCGAGCATCAAGGCCACGGTCAAGGACATCAGCATCGACCACGAAGTCGAATTCGCGCTGATGGTCTCCGGCGGTGGCGACGCCAAGTCGGTGATGTCGATCCTGAAGTCGCAGTGGGCCTCGATGTCGCCGGAAGCGCAGGCGCGCTTGTCGACCAGCCCCGAGCTGGGCCGCTTGCTCAACGACAAGGTCGAGCCCTACGTAGCGGCGCCGTACGCGAATTTCAGCAGCGACGACCCGCGCGAACAGCGCGTGCCGGCCAACGAGGCGGCCAAGCGCTTGGCCGAACTGGTCGACGGCCTGCCGCCCGAGCTCGCCAATGCGGTGGTGACGCAGAACCTCGACACGGTGATGCGCATCGTCGAGGTCAAGCCGATGTACGCCGGCGAGAAGTTCGGCGGCAGCTCCTACGCCGACATGGCGCGCGTGGTCGGCGCGCTCGGCGATACCGAAGCCGGCAAACGCATGCGCGCCGACATCGCCAGCATGTACCTGGCCAAGCCCGAGGCGCTGCGCGGGCAGTGGGTGCCGTTCTCGGAAAACATCTCCAACTCGATCCGCGACGGCGCCAGCCCGGCGCTCGCCCTGGAGATGGCCCAGCAGCTCAAGAGTCAGGGCTTGAACGAACAGGCCGGCGTGTTCCTGCGCGGCATCAGTCACGGCGCCGAGTTGCTGCAGGGCAAGATCGACGCCGACCTGAAGGAATACCAGTCGATGATGGGCGAGCTCGGTCGCCTGTTGAAGTACTCCGAAGGCCTGCCGCCGGAGGCGATCTCGCAGGCGGTCGACAAATACCTGGCCGGCAAGGGCAAGACCGATCCGGGCTGGCTGGAGAAATTCCACGGCCTCGAAGACCGCCTGACCGCGAACGCGAACGTGCTCAAGGACACCCTGGGCGGCTTGAACGCATTGCCCGAGGACCTCAAGGCGACGTATCCGGACCTCGGCAAGGAAATGCAGGCGGTGGCCAACAACGACTCGGTGCTGCAGGCCTTCGGTCTGGCTGCCGCGCGCGATCGCGACTTCCTGATCGGCGCCGAAGCCGATGCGGCGACCAAGCTGTTCGACGTGACCAAGGTCTCGAAGGAGGGCGCCGAATACCTCAAGCGCCTGGCCAACGACGGCATCCAGCAGGCGGCGCTGAAGGTCTTCTCCGACCTCGATTCGTCCGACCCGACCAGCATCGCCAACGCCAAGACCCAGCTCGAATCGCTGAGCACGCGTTACGCCAGCCTGCTCGGCAAGGACTCCGAGCAATACCGCGAAGCGATCCGCGCGCTCGAAGGCCTGACCTCGGTACCGGCCGGCGACACCGCGGCGATGGAGGCCCAGCTCAAGCAGTTCAACCAGGCGTTGAGCGGTATCGACGGCTTCAACGCCAACCAGCCCGCCGGCGTGACCTTCCGTTCGCTCGGCGTGGCCGCGGCCGGCCTGGCCTTCGCCAAGTCGAGCAGCGACCTGATCAGCGACCCGGGCTGGGCCAATGCGGTCGGCGCCTTCGCCGATGCGGCGGGCTTGGCCAAGGACGTACGCGATCTGATGCACCGTCCGGGCAGCATCCCGATCGACGCCGATTCGGCGTTGGTCGACAGCCACGCCCGCGCCGGCGTGCGCTTCGAGAACTGGAACCGAGCGCTGGGCCTGCTGTCGGCGACCGGCGACATCGCCAAGATGGCCGACGCCCTGCTGTCCGACCGCCCCTACAAGGAGGCCGAAGCGGCGTTGTACGGATTGGGTGCGACCGGCACGGTGGTCATGACCTTGTCGAGCGGTCCGGTCGGCGCCATCGTCGGCGCGGTGATGATCGGCGTGTCGGTGTTCGGCCAGTCGGCTCTGGCCGACGGCCGCGACAAGGACGCCAAGATCAAGGGTTCGCAGGAGTTCCTGCAGAACGCCGGTTTCGACGCCGATGCGGCGCGGATCATGGGCGATCTCGGCGAGGACGAGCACTACCAGTCGATCCCGGTGGTGCCGCTGATGATGGAGTACGGCAAGCGCGACGGCCTGGGCACCGGCAAACCGATGACGCCGGAAGAGACCATCAAGGCGATCAACGACATGCCGCCGGATCAGCTGCAGGTCATGGTCAACCGCTTGCGCATCGCCGCGCGCTGA
- a CDS encoding isoaspartyl peptidase/L-asparaginase family protein, with the protein MQTALRHHCFAWLLLGSATLAHAAEAPANKTKAAKPVLVIHGGAGVERAGMTPADEAAARAALEQALRAGHAQLKAGKPALDAVTAAITVLEDAPMFNAGRGAVFNHDGQNELDSAVMDGASLRAGAIAGVHRVKNPILLARTVMEKSKHVMMVGDGAEAFAREQGVTLVDPSYFRTEKRWQQLQKALKEEASGKAHADVETAKHFGTVGAVALDADGHLAAGTSTGGMTNKRYGRVGDSPIIGAGTYANARCAVSGTGWGEYYIRAVAAYDICARVQYAGQSIGEAAKAVINEAIPKAGGDGGAIALGADGRFALPFNTEGMYRGWIGADGVPHVAIYQDEALAEPAQTP; encoded by the coding sequence ATGCAAACTGCCCTGCGTCATCATTGTTTCGCCTGGCTGCTGCTCGGCTCGGCGACGCTCGCCCACGCCGCCGAGGCACCGGCGAACAAAACCAAAGCGGCCAAACCGGTGCTGGTGATCCACGGCGGCGCCGGCGTCGAACGCGCCGGCATGACCCCGGCCGACGAAGCCGCGGCGCGCGCCGCGCTCGAACAGGCCTTGCGCGCCGGCCATGCGCAGCTGAAGGCCGGCAAGCCGGCGCTGGACGCGGTCACCGCCGCGATCACCGTGCTCGAGGACGCGCCGATGTTCAACGCCGGGCGCGGCGCGGTGTTCAATCACGACGGCCAAAACGAACTCGACTCGGCCGTGATGGACGGCGCCAGCCTGCGCGCCGGCGCGATCGCCGGCGTGCACCGGGTCAAGAACCCGATCCTGCTGGCGCGCACGGTCATGGAGAAATCCAAGCACGTGATGATGGTCGGCGACGGCGCCGAAGCCTTCGCCCGCGAACAGGGCGTGACCTTGGTCGATCCGTCCTATTTCCGCACCGAGAAGCGCTGGCAGCAGTTGCAGAAGGCGCTCAAGGAAGAGGCCTCGGGCAAGGCCCACGCCGATGTCGAAACCGCCAAGCACTTCGGCACAGTGGGCGCGGTCGCGCTCGATGCCGACGGCCACCTCGCCGCGGGCACCTCGACCGGCGGCATGACCAACAAACGCTATGGCCGCGTCGGCGACTCGCCGATCATCGGCGCCGGCACCTATGCGAATGCGCGCTGCGCGGTGTCCGGCACCGGCTGGGGCGAGTACTACATCCGCGCGGTCGCCGCCTACGACATCTGCGCGCGCGTGCAGTACGCCGGGCAGAGCATCGGCGAGGCCGCCAAGGCGGTGATCAACGAGGCGATCCCGAAGGCCGGCGGCGACGGCGGCGCGATCGCGCTCGGCGCCGACGGCCGTTTCGCCCTGCCCTTCAACACCGAAGGCATGTACCGCGGCTGGATCGGCGCCGACGGCGTGCCGCACGTGGCGATCTACCAGGACGAGGCCCTGGCGGAACCCGCACAGACGCCCTGA
- a CDS encoding cyanophycinase, which translates to MRLWSRWSMSGRTLCRGVLGAVLAVFCCTSAFAADTSDSRRDGYRYYAIGDLAAPRPAPTRAGAMLVGGGDWPYPAFRWMIERAGHGRIVILRASGSTEAQDEFFNDIGGITAAQTLVFEDRRAASDPQVLDIVRQADGIFLAGGDQSNYVRYWQGTPLNRALDAHVRAGKPIGGTSAGLAILGAHAYGAMDGGSLSSKDALNDPSGPQLTLVDDFLHLPYLERVLTDSHFGKRDRLGRLIAMLARLAQEQGRGDLVGIGVDEYTALCIDGDGIGRVFSGNGGHAWLVGPQAAATVYAAGKPLSLRAVPVRGVGSDSLLHLADFRIERPAFSALYDVEAGHLIRRDANPAPAAAP; encoded by the coding sequence ATGCGCCTGTGGTCCCGCTGGTCCATGTCGGGTCGAACGCTGTGCCGAGGCGTGCTCGGCGCTGTCCTGGCCGTTTTTTGCTGCACCAGCGCCTTCGCCGCGGACACCAGCGACTCGCGCCGCGACGGCTATCGCTACTACGCGATCGGCGACCTCGCCGCGCCGCGGCCGGCGCCGACCCGCGCCGGGGCGATGCTGGTCGGCGGCGGCGATTGGCCCTACCCGGCGTTCCGCTGGATGATCGAACGCGCCGGCCACGGCCGCATCGTGATCCTGCGCGCCTCCGGCAGTACCGAGGCGCAGGACGAGTTCTTCAACGACATCGGCGGCATTACCGCGGCGCAGACCCTGGTGTTCGAGGATCGCCGCGCCGCCAGCGACCCGCAGGTGCTCGACATCGTGCGCCAGGCCGACGGCATCTTCCTCGCCGGCGGCGATCAGTCCAACTACGTGCGTTATTGGCAAGGCACGCCGCTCAATCGCGCGCTGGATGCGCACGTGCGCGCCGGCAAACCGATCGGCGGCACCAGCGCGGGGCTGGCGATCCTCGGTGCGCACGCCTACGGCGCCATGGACGGCGGCAGCCTGAGCTCGAAGGACGCCTTGAACGACCCGAGTGGGCCGCAGCTGACCCTGGTCGACGACTTCCTGCATCTGCCCTATCTCGAACGCGTGCTCACCGACAGCCATTTCGGCAAGCGCGACCGGCTCGGCCGCCTGATCGCGATGCTGGCGCGGCTGGCGCAGGAACAAGGCCGCGGCGATCTGGTCGGCATCGGCGTCGACGAGTACACCGCGCTGTGCATCGACGGCGACGGCATCGGCCGTGTCTTCAGCGGTAACGGCGGCCACGCCTGGCTGGTGGGTCCGCAGGCGGCGGCCACGGTCTATGCCGCGGGCAAGCCGCTGAGCCTGCGGGCGGTGCCGGTGCGCGGCGTCGGCAGCGACAGCCTGTTGCATCTGGCCGATTTCCGCATCGAGCGCCCGGCCTTCTCCGCGCTTTATGATGTCGAGGCGGGGCACCTGATCCGACGCGATGCGAACCCAGCGCCGGCCGCAGCGCCCTGA
- a CDS encoding RNA polymerase sigma factor, which yields MNAALDAWFAREILVHEEALVHVLRRYWPHRDDLHDLRQEVYVRVYEAAGKALPTQPKSFLFATARHLMTDRLRRGKVVSIEPVGDFEALNVLIDEVCPERRLGARQILKRLAEAFDRLPDRCREVVWLRRVDELSQKEVAERLGISEKTVEKQMAKGVRLIAEYFYGGEPSRTDLPRKPQADKETEHGKQQTD from the coding sequence ATGAACGCCGCCCTCGACGCCTGGTTCGCCCGCGAGATCCTCGTGCACGAAGAGGCGCTGGTGCATGTGCTGCGGCGTTATTGGCCGCATCGCGACGACCTTCACGATCTGCGCCAGGAGGTCTACGTCCGCGTCTACGAAGCCGCCGGCAAGGCCTTGCCGACCCAGCCCAAGTCGTTCCTGTTCGCGACCGCGCGCCACCTGATGACCGACCGCCTGCGCCGCGGCAAGGTGGTGTCGATCGAGCCGGTGGGTGATTTCGAGGCTTTGAACGTCTTGATAGACGAGGTCTGTCCGGAGCGCCGGCTCGGCGCACGGCAGATCCTCAAACGTCTCGCCGAAGCCTTCGACCGTCTGCCCGATCGTTGCCGCGAGGTGGTGTGGCTGCGCCGAGTCGACGAGTTGTCGCAGAAGGAAGTGGCCGAACGCCTGGGCATCAGCGAGAAGACCGTGGAGAAACAAATGGCCAAGGGGGTGCGCCTGATCGCCGAGTATTTCTACGGCGGCGAACCCTCGCGCACGGACTTGCCGCGCAAGCCGCAGGCCGACAAGGAAACGGAACATGGCAAGCAGCAGACAGATTGA
- a CDS encoding FecR family protein, with the protein MASSRQIERDAAQWLARRERGDWSALEQAELDAWLEASTAHRVAFLRLDAAWAQSDRLKALGAGSASDGVPARGQWRHSSFDLQAPRAEATAEPSSTQAATGHDAAALVFAPRRSAGRGGRGLRYAAVAVLALVGVASFWGWQRHAVVEQASYRTAMGDLSDVALADGSQATLSSDSRIEVALSRSERHVELQQGEAFFDVAKDARRPFAVVAGGRRVIAVGTRFSVRREGADLRVVVTEGTVRLESEPVGGRRQPTSVLPAGSTAFASRSGVLVRIGSVEDAERQVDWRRGYLVFRDTPLSAAAAEFNRYNARKIVIGDAAAGELRVGGNFRWSNTEVFVRLLEQVTPVRVEHHPDRIVLHSR; encoded by the coding sequence ATGGCAAGCAGCAGACAGATTGAGCGCGACGCGGCGCAGTGGTTAGCGCGACGCGAGCGTGGCGATTGGTCGGCGCTGGAACAGGCCGAGCTGGACGCCTGGCTCGAGGCCTCGACCGCGCACCGGGTCGCGTTCCTGCGCCTGGACGCGGCCTGGGCGCAGAGCGACCGGCTCAAGGCGCTCGGCGCCGGTTCCGCCTCGGACGGCGTGCCGGCGCGCGGGCAATGGAGGCATTCGAGCTTCGATCTGCAGGCGCCGCGCGCCGAGGCGACGGCGGAGCCGTCGTCGACACAGGCCGCGACCGGTCACGATGCCGCCGCGCTGGTGTTCGCGCCGCGCCGGTCGGCAGGGCGTGGCGGACGCGGGCTGCGTTATGCCGCCGTCGCCGTGCTCGCGCTGGTGGGGGTCGCCTCGTTCTGGGGCTGGCAGCGTCATGCCGTGGTCGAACAGGCGTCGTACCGCACCGCAATGGGCGATCTCAGCGACGTCGCCCTGGCCGACGGCTCGCAGGCGACGCTGAGCAGCGACAGCCGCATCGAGGTGGCCTTGTCGCGCAGCGAGCGCCATGTCGAGCTGCAGCAGGGCGAGGCCTTCTTTGATGTGGCCAAGGATGCGCGGCGGCCGTTCGCGGTGGTGGCCGGCGGCCGCCGGGTGATCGCGGTCGGCACCCGCTTCTCGGTGCGCCGCGAGGGCGCCGACCTGCGCGTGGTCGTCACCGAAGGCACGGTGCGGCTCGAATCCGAGCCGGTCGGCGGCCGTCGCCAGCCCACCAGCGTATTGCCCGCCGGCAGCACCGCCTTCGCCAGCCGCAGCGGCGTGCTGGTGCGCATCGGTTCGGTCGAGGACGCCGAGCGCCAGGTCGATTGGCGCCGCGGTTACCTGGTGTTCCGCGATACGCCGTTGAGCGCGGCCGCGGCCGAGTTCAACCGCTATAACGCCCGCAAGATCGTCATCGGCGATGCCGCCGCGGGCGAGCTGCGGGTCGGCGGTAACTTCCGCTGGTCCAACACCGAAGTGTTCGTGCGCCTGCTCGAACAGGTCACGCCGGTCCGTGTCGAGCACCACCCGGACCGCATCGTCCTGCACAGCCGCTAG
- a CDS encoding TonB-dependent receptor: MSRSARVWLLSLACSAVLSAQAQVAAKHEAIDIPAGELVSALDVLARQSGVQFVYRADRLKGLRTRGVRGEMSAEAALDRLLLGSGYVARRDASGAMVIVKDPTPPKPRKAKSLAPMGSGADIVEASPATMTELEGVQVTGSRIPRSQIEGPAPITVMTAQEIKANGFTTVPDVLRAMTQNGGETQSQQSASAADFSPGAQQVDLRGLGPNHTLVLVNGRRIADFPMPFKGRSNFTDISNIPLGMVDRIEILTGSASAIYGSDAISGVVNFILKKRADGTTVDFRLGDTTRGGGESFNLGVSSGYGNDRFNAVYGFELQVQNPLWAYERSIQDSTRDAPTASTRAARRAFLRTNWYDEYLDPGAACGPLASLNGGTTYRAARPGWGPDGEDGYYCGSDESIGYGTMINERKGLNAYASLSYAFGDDSEWFADVQLGYHELSMYRDVTEWSYQAPDGNEAGYFYNRATDQVEYWQRQFSPEEMGGLDRGMIRNRQRTFSLATGFKGRFGEAWDWEAALSHSQYQSTISWPQIVASRANDLFLGPQLGVDDDGFAIFDADPERLYRPLSRQEYDAIGARSTYRPKSRTDALSLTLTNTDLFALPAGEVGFAGTLELGNQSYDLRPDPLATGYHYYSWRDSDGHGSRDRWAAAGELRLPLHERLNLSVAGRYDQYRYGGHDIDKFTYSAGLEWRPVDSLLLRGSYGTAFRAPDLHYVFAGEGNQESSGIDYYRCRSEEPDSDLNDCSYGDEGLVVTRSGNRKLEPETSTSWTAGVVWSPRSNLDFSADYFDIDLRDQVQDLRIDDVLRDEAGCRLGTRADGSAVDAGSPTCADALARIRRSGEGKLYGVYVNPINIASERTSGVDFSAHYRLDTGLGSFRLGASYTWVREHESQQYAGDRVEDQFAVNSGFDIPRTKASASVSWEKERWSATLHGERLGRLPSGDSYNEIYEPGGDAGAWIGATYRYNASLRYRFSDHAQLSLAVTNLFDKLPPKDATYSSYPYYDVSWFDAVGRQVFLQYTHKFGGRAL; this comes from the coding sequence ATGTCGCGAAGTGCGCGTGTGTGGTTGTTGAGTCTGGCCTGTTCGGCCGTGTTGTCCGCCCAGGCGCAAGTCGCGGCGAAGCATGAGGCGATCGACATCCCGGCTGGGGAGCTGGTGTCGGCGCTGGATGTGTTGGCGAGGCAGTCGGGAGTGCAGTTCGTTTACCGCGCCGACCGCTTGAAGGGGCTGCGTACACGCGGGGTGCGGGGCGAGATGTCGGCCGAAGCCGCGCTCGACCGCCTGCTGCTCGGTAGCGGCTACGTGGCGCGGCGTGATGCGTCGGGGGCGATGGTGATCGTCAAGGACCCGACGCCGCCCAAGCCGCGCAAGGCGAAGTCGTTGGCGCCGATGGGGAGCGGCGCCGACATCGTCGAGGCGTCGCCGGCGACGATGACCGAGCTGGAAGGCGTGCAGGTCACCGGTTCGCGCATTCCGCGCAGCCAGATCGAAGGCCCGGCGCCGATCACGGTGATGACCGCGCAGGAGATCAAGGCCAACGGCTTCACCACCGTGCCCGACGTACTGCGGGCGATGACCCAGAACGGCGGCGAGACCCAGAGCCAGCAGTCGGCCAGCGCCGCCGACTTCTCGCCGGGCGCGCAGCAGGTCGACCTGCGCGGGCTCGGCCCGAACCACACCCTGGTGCTGGTCAACGGCCGGCGCATCGCCGACTTCCCGATGCCGTTCAAGGGCCGCAGCAACTTCACCGACATCTCCAATATTCCGCTCGGCATGGTCGACCGGATCGAGATCCTGACCGGCAGCGCCTCGGCGATCTACGGCTCGGACGCGATCTCCGGCGTGGTCAATTTCATCCTTAAAAAGCGCGCCGACGGCACCACGGTCGACTTTCGCCTCGGCGACACCACGCGCGGCGGCGGCGAGTCGTTCAACCTCGGCGTCTCCAGCGGCTATGGCAACGATCGCTTCAATGCGGTCTACGGCTTCGAGCTGCAGGTGCAGAACCCGCTGTGGGCCTACGAGCGCTCGATCCAGGACTCGACCCGGGACGCGCCGACCGCAAGCACGCGCGCCGCGCGCCGCGCCTTCCTGCGCACCAACTGGTACGACGAATACCTCGACCCCGGCGCCGCCTGCGGCCCGCTGGCTTCGCTCAACGGCGGTACCACGTATCGCGCCGCGCGTCCCGGCTGGGGGCCGGACGGCGAGGACGGCTATTACTGCGGCAGCGACGAGTCGATCGGCTACGGCACCATGATCAACGAACGCAAAGGCCTCAATGCCTACGCCTCGTTGAGTTACGCCTTCGGCGACGACAGCGAATGGTTCGCCGATGTGCAGCTGGGCTATCACGAACTGTCGATGTACCGCGACGTCACCGAATGGAGCTACCAGGCCCCGGACGGCAACGAGGCCGGTTACTTCTACAACCGGGCCACCGACCAGGTCGAGTATTGGCAGCGTCAGTTTTCGCCCGAGGAAATGGGCGGCCTCGACCGCGGCATGATCCGCAACCGGCAGCGCACTTTCAGCCTCGCCACCGGGTTCAAGGGCCGCTTCGGCGAGGCCTGGGACTGGGAAGCCGCACTGAGCCACTCGCAGTATCAATCGACGATCAGTTGGCCGCAGATCGTCGCGTCCCGGGCCAATGATCTGTTCCTCGGTCCGCAACTCGGCGTCGACGACGACGGTTTCGCGATCTTCGACGCCGACCCCGAGCGCCTGTACCGACCCTTGAGCCGGCAGGAGTACGACGCCATCGGCGCGCGTTCGACCTACCGGCCGAAGTCGCGCACCGACGCGCTGTCGCTGACCCTGACCAATACAGACTTGTTCGCCCTGCCGGCCGGCGAGGTCGGTTTCGCCGGCACGCTCGAACTCGGCAACCAGAGCTACGACCTGCGCCCCGACCCGCTCGCCACCGGCTATCACTACTACAGCTGGCGCGATTCCGACGGCCACGGCAGTCGCGACCGCTGGGCCGCGGCCGGCGAATTGCGCTTGCCTTTGCACGAGCGCTTGAACCTCAGCGTCGCCGGCCGCTACGACCAATACCGCTACGGCGGCCACGACATCGATAAGTTCACCTACAGCGCCGGTCTGGAATGGCGGCCGGTCGATTCCTTGTTGTTGCGCGGTTCCTACGGCACCGCGTTCCGCGCGCCGGACCTGCATTACGTGTTCGCCGGCGAAGGCAACCAGGAATCGAGCGGGATCGACTATTACCGTTGCCGCAGCGAAGAGCCCGACAGCGATCTCAACGATTGCTCGTACGGCGACGAAGGCCTGGTCGTCACCCGCAGCGGCAACCGCAAGCTGGAACCGGAAACCAGCACCTCGTGGACCGCGGGCGTGGTCTGGTCGCCGCGCTCGAACCTGGACTTCTCCGCCGACTACTTCGACATCGATCTGCGCGACCAGGTTCAGGACCTGCGCATCGACGACGTGCTGCGCGACGAAGCCGGCTGCCGCCTGGGCACGCGCGCCGACGGCAGCGCGGTCGATGCCGGCTCGCCGACCTGCGCCGATGCCTTGGCGCGGATCCGGCGCTCCGGCGAAGGCAAGCTCTACGGCGTCTACGTCAACCCGATCAACATCGCCAGCGAACGCACCAGCGGCGTCGATTTCAGCGCCCATTACCGCCTCGACACCGGCCTGGGCAGCTTTCGCCTCGGCGCCAGCTACACCTGGGTGCGCGAGCACGAAAGCCAGCAGTACGCCGGCGACCGCGTCGAAGACCAGTTCGCGGTCAACAGCGGTTTCGACATCCCGCGCACCAAGGCCAGCGCCAGCGTGAGTTGGGAAAAGGAGCGCTGGTCGGCGACGCTGCACGGCGAACGCCTGGGCCGATTGCCGAGCGGGGATTCCTATAACGAGATCTATGAGCCCGGCGGCGACGCCGGCGCCTGGATCGGCGCGACCTATCGCTACAACGCTTCGCTGCGCTACCGCTTCAGCGACCACGCCCAGCTGTCGCTGGCGGTGACCAATCTGTTCGACAAGTTGCCGCCGAAGGATGCGACCTACAGCAGCTACCCGTATTACGACGTGTCCTGGTTCGATGCCGTCGGCCGCCAGGTCTTTCTGCAATACACCCACAAATTTGGCGGCCGAGCTCTATAG
- a CDS encoding trans-aconitate 2-methyltransferase: MWDPDKYLDFADLRGRPFFDLIERVHAERPRRVVDLGCGPGNLTRALAARWPAAKLEASDNSAEMVQAARAAGVAAELRDVRDWVPRPDTDVVVSNAVLQWVPEHRELLRRWARQLPGGAWIAIQVPGNFDAPSHVLVRELAASASWAPLLGPVELREGSAVDAPRAYAELLATQGCEVDPWETTYVQRLSGPDAVLEWISGTALRPIKAALDGAGWQRFCAELAPQLDRAYPPRSDGTTWFEFRRIFVVARTAR, encoded by the coding sequence ATGTGGGACCCCGATAAGTACCTCGACTTCGCCGATCTGCGCGGTCGGCCGTTCTTCGACCTGATCGAACGCGTGCACGCCGAGCGTCCGCGCCGCGTGGTCGACCTGGGCTGCGGCCCCGGCAATCTGACCCGTGCGCTCGCCGCGCGCTGGCCCGCGGCCAAGCTCGAAGCCAGCGACAACTCAGCCGAGATGGTGCAAGCGGCGCGGGCCGCCGGCGTCGCCGCCGAATTGCGCGACGTGCGCGACTGGGTGCCGCGGCCCGACACCGACGTGGTGGTCTCGAACGCGGTGCTGCAATGGGTGCCCGAGCATCGTGAGTTGCTGCGTCGTTGGGCGCGCCAGCTGCCGGGCGGCGCGTGGATCGCGATCCAGGTGCCGGGCAACTTCGATGCGCCCTCGCACGTGCTGGTGCGCGAGCTGGCGGCCAGCGCCTCGTGGGCGCCGCTGCTGGGCCCGGTCGAACTGCGCGAAGGAAGCGCGGTCGATGCGCCGCGCGCCTACGCCGAATTGCTGGCGACGCAGGGCTGCGAGGTCGATCCCTGGGAAACCACCTACGTGCAGCGTCTGTCCGGCCCGGATGCAGTGCTGGAATGGATCAGCGGCACGGCCTTGCGCCCGATCAAGGCCGCGCTCGATGGCGCCGGTTGGCAACGCTTCTGCGCCGAGCTCGCGCCGCAGCTCGACCGCGCCTATCCGCCGCGCAGCGACGGCACCACCTGGTTCGAGTTCCGCCGCATCTTCGTCGTCGCGCGCACGGCGCGCTGA